aaggagaaaaaaagcttcttcttttcataaatattcagacagattaatatatatatctatatcagCAAGAGTTTtgcaattttatttaatcagaaacAGGGCTAGTGGAGAAAAATGTAGTCTTGTCTCAAATGTATAAAAtagacaaaacctttttttttattaatgtaaatGATTTGGTGCTTTTTGTGagcattttccatttaaatttgtgttatttaacttgtgcaataaaaaataaatttctttGGCTTTTCTTAAGGGTTAGAAACTGGTTCTACTGAAAGATGTCTCCAAAACAGACTTTTTCTTTGCGTGCCACGGACACTGGTTAGAGTTAAAGTTTGTACCTCAAAGTTGCCGAGTAGTGATCTGCTGATGGAAGATGAGGGCCAGCTGGAACGTGTGGAGCGGccggtgtctgtgtgtctgccgCTGCGCAGCTGGCGACTGAATATgaccacaaaaaacacacaaaacagacccGTAGTTAGTGGTTAAAATTACACTAATTTTGTCTTAACCAACATGTCACATGCTTCTGAGTGTGTCTGGGTCTGAGAATTTGAGTCCAGACACAAAACCCTTTAATTTAGAATAACATACAACCTACCCTAACTCCTACCTCCTTTCcctttgtttactttgttgtAGTCAATCTGACTTGTCACTGTACTCATCTCATCCATCCATGTGTACTtgggtttaaatacacaaaccTGCTAAAGCTTATAATATGTTCATTTGATCCgttttttttgaatttttttacatgatgtaactttgttgaAAATATGACAGCTGACTCACCTTTTTAAGCGCAGCCCACTTTTTAGTCGTCTCCCTGATCTTGTGCAATCCGTGGCAGTCTGGACAAAAAGGAAACTTAtgagttgtttttgtcagtaatTATTCTGAAAAGTCAATTGATATTTACAGACATCCGCAGGAGATGTTTTAAatagttacaaaaataaaataaaacaaaataaaataaaataaaataaaacaaaacaaaacaaaacaaaacaaaacaaaacaaaacaaaataaaataataataataatactacaAGGacacaatcagaaaaaaattatacttGCATAATGATTAAtggttatgtttgtgtgtgaaattgtATGAGTAGCTGTGTATTTCAGCTGTCCTCTTACTTACTGAGTACTGACTATTGCACGTTGTGTCACGTGCACAAACATTCCCCATTTCCAGGCTGTCGTTCCTCCTAAATGCCACCCAACTTTCAGAGGACTCGTTGCTACCTGCTGGCCATTTGCTCACAACAAACCTTTCGGTCATTGTTAACTTATCGGTGTTAACTATACCTCGGTTGCACTGGCTCTCTTCAGAGCTTGAAGCTTTTTGTCAGCTGGTTGCCTTATCATCACTCTCGATCAAAACCACATATGACATTTTGGAATATTGTCCTGTCTCACCTTGCTCTGTCTCTGAAAAATCTTTTACTTGCCTTTGTTTACTGAAGCATCTCTTCTGACAATTTCTCCTGACAAAGTCttcctttcactgttttttaTGTCCCTGATTTGTGTCCTTGAGTCTTTCTTACATCAGTCTGTTTCTCACTGTGCTGCCCTAATACATGCTCTGAACACCTTGATGGAAACTAACTGTGAAAGTGACCCATACACTCAAAGCTCTTTCTGGCCTTCCTGTGTTCGAAAATGGCCAATTCACTTCCAGAACCATTTTTAAGCATGATGtatgcatttgtatgtgtgtgtgtccatgtgtgtgagAGGTACAGCTCACTCATGTAGGAGCGAACAATGGTCCCTCCCTCAATGGGCTTATTCTGGAGCTGCTCAGCCTGTTCCAGCGTGGTGTGATAATGAGTCGACCGTCACTTCATTCTGTCACTTTTACTTGTTCCCTtagtttctctttatttatgCCTCAGCCTCTTTTCCAGGACTGTCAAGGCTCACAAATCTCTTACAGTCAACCAGTGACTTTGAACAGCTTGTCCTTATTCCATAGTCAGTACTGTAGAAGCCTCTGTGTAGTAGGGGCCCCAAAACCTTTGTGCCTAAAAGCATGGTATTTACATGCAAATGTGCAATTGTTTTATTCAGTGTCTGTTTTCAATGGCATTTCATGTTGTAACTGATTATGTTGGAACACTGAATCATCtggttgtaatttttttttttctccaacaaatGTAGGATCTCTTGTTATTGCAGTTAGATAGCATAAGAGCTAATGTTAGCCATAAGGAGGTAGTTGGATAGGCTGCTGCAGTTGTTTTGGcaaactgaattatttaaaacacatttccacGGTAGATGTATGCGGGTGTGCTAACCTTAGGCCAGTCTCTTGCAGAGGGCAGCAGGTGGTTCCAGTAAGGGGCAGCTTTAGCATCAGTGCTGCGACATGAGGCAGGGCCAAGTCCTGGCGTCAGCAATGATAGTCTGCTTCTCTTGGATGTGGATGGTCCCTCATCTTCTGAGCATGACTCCCCTGTGTCATTTGGGGACAGCAGCCTCTTCTTGGCCGGCCAATGGCCTCCAGAGGATAGACGGTGGCCATTACTGCTGGGCGTTTTCTCCCAGGATGCCAAGCCgttggaggaggaggcagtCTGTGTGGCACTTCGCTCAGGTGGAGAGGATTCAAGTCCAACTTCCCATTCAGTGGCCTCCCCTGGTTCCTGGAGCTCTGTGTGGTGTGGGGGGGAGAAAGGGCCTGGTGGGCTCGTGGGACTGGCAGGGTTTGGAGTCTCATATGTGGACATTTCATATAAGTGGGGGCTGGGCTGGCCTCCTGATGAACCATTAGTACAGCTCTCACTTCCAGGACTACCAAGAGAGTAGGTTGGTGTACGGCCACCATTAGGAGGCTCAGTCCGGGCTGAGCTTCCAAGGGAGTGGCCCTGGTCACAGGGATGCCCATGTGGGTCACACATTGGGGGTGATTTAGGTGAGAGTGGAGCAAATACATCAGGAATGGGCTTATCGTGATTGTGCTGAGTTAGGCGTCTAGATGGCGTGTGGCTTGGGGAGAGAGGCGGGGACCTAGGTGAAAGCCCTCCCTCAGAGTCTCTGTGCTCCATCTGTGTGCAAGAGTATATAGAACCTGTCCCACCTGGGCCCATTGCTACTCCCATTCCAACACCTTGAATTGGGGCTGGCCCACATAGCACCCCTCCCTCCAGCACCTCTCTGTCTGAGGTGTCTCCCAAGTGAGGGCGCTTATGTGTCAATTGGGGCTCTTCTAGCCCCCTTTTGACACCCAAACGGACATGCCGCTGTTGGATATCAGTGTTGGATTCTGTGGAGGTAGAAAATCCCCCCAGCTGGGAGAAAATTGAGAGCTGGTAGACCTTTTGGAGCCGTAACTCCTCCTGACCAAAGTGTCTAGGCGTTCCTGGTCTAACTCCAGGGTCTAAGCCCTGTGTTGGGGCTGTAGGTGGAGGCAGGTCCCCCTCCTGGGCTGGAAGTTCTAAAGGAGTCTTTTTGTGGGCTAATTCCACATGGATGTGCCGCATGGTTTCTATATGAGTCTTGACTATGAGTCTTGTGCAACAGGTCAAATAGGTCCTAACTAGTGCCAGAAGGCAGAGCAAGATTTTCCACAGGAATAGGAAGTCCTATAGTTCTTGCTTTGATATTGTCAAACAgtgtgaaacaggaagttgagCTGCACAGCACCTGAAAGGAACATGGTATTATTGTTTTCCATTGATGTGAAACTGAAATAGCATGAAATTTTGGaagtttttatatttctcaATTGAATGTACAAACAATTGCCACTTTTCTGAAAGTCTCCATTTGTAGAATACAAAATGTATGTGTCAAACAACTACAAGAGCTCTGTCTACTCATAGATGCTAACAAGCAATGTAATGTAATCAACATCTGCACATTCATAGGGTCCGAATAAGCTTGGGGGGCAGACTGTCATTATTGCATTGCCAAAATGTTGCCCTTTTAAAATCTATATTTTGAATATGAGGCCCAAAAGCTGTATCTTACCTCTGTGCCTAATTCTGCCCACATGGACAAGCTGCATTTGGCACAACATCTGGTAGTTGTGTCTGAAATGGCCTACTAAAGTATCCTGTCTATCTCCATGACCGCTGCCACAAAATGCCAACATCCCAAAGTAGGTAGtcaggaaacagagagcagTCCAAGGAAAGGAGTGAATATGGTGGGATACAGGAGTTATAAcctgaggagaaataaaaaaggttttatcAGTGAGTGTTTTGTTGTAATGTACTACTACAGGAAAACTAAAGTAGTTCACTTTTGATGCCATTTGGTTAAGTATGTACATTtacatgaaataaattattattattattattttaactattAGCAACTTGCTCTGACAACTATTTGGTCAATACACCTGAATTACACAgtaggtttgtttttgtataacaAAGACATTTAAACTATAATGGGCTGCAATAAGTGTTTGATGGTGAAACTAACCAGAGGGGCGGAGTGTCAGTAATGCAGTAGGATCTCGAGAAGAAATATTTCTGCACCAGAATCAGACATAACTCTACAAGAGCTCCTCCTGTGATTGGCAGATAGCCAGACATGCCTTCCTTGGTCACCTAAGTTTGGGGTGTGACATTGACGTGGCATCACGGCACGGTCATTCCACCCAGAATTcctgaagagagagacagagaaaaaagtcTATAATCAGTCAGTTGCCTGTGCCTTACCGTTAACAGTCATTAAGATGGAAAGGGACTATTccctctgaaaacacaaacatacatggTACAGCAGACAAATCTAAAGTTTTCtgtcaaagaaacacaaatacatccTCATACCTGACTGCAGGAAGAAATATTACCCTCAGtccctttcattttccaaaatgaaatgcCACATTTTAggtacaaaaaccaaaacactgggATGAGGAACAAACACGGAGCAGGAGTCACCAAGTTGGCACTAAATGATGCAAGGGCAAGAAAAACAGGCCATTTCCGACCCACTTGGACCAGAACTTGGGAATGTGGGTGGGGGAGGGTGAATATGGAGGGGCACACCAGTAGTCATGGCGACCAGTAGCCCAAGGATAACAGCTCCTTTGTGCTGGGCGACAAAGActaagaaaaagaagcagagccATGAGGAGGGTGAGGTGGCtggtggggggtgctgggggGGTAGGGGGAGACTGGCAAAGATGCTTTTAGTATAAAATATCTTCACATTCTGATAATCTAGAGCTGGCAAAATAATGTGATTTAAGCACTTCACATTTAACCCAGAGCTTCAGTTGTAAAGTATTACAAAGAAGAGGGTATTCTTTTGAAGCCAGGAAAGATAATCTGACTAGAGATGTACTATTGGTTTCTGTTGAGAATTGCATTGCAACAACTCACTTCAGCTTCACTTACTTGTATTTCCCTTAAAATAATTCGCATGAAATGGTGAGAATTGTTACAGAAAACTGATGACAAAAGCCCAAAAATCAAgcaaaagggaagaaaaaaatgtgtaaaagtgTGAAATAGGAAATGCAGGCAACAAGAGTTGTTCGTAGGTATTTTTGAAACACGCCTCAAGTGTACCCACTGGTcgaagaaagaataaaatacCCAAATTACTTCACAAATGATGTAATGACCAAAGTAGGTAAATCATGTGAGTAATAGGAGGTATTGCTTTCATAGCTGCACTCCACATGACCTGTGACAGCCCATGTATTTAAAAAGCTTGGCTGACATACAGCCTTTATATGAGCTTATATTGTGTTTCATAGGTTTTCTGCAACTCAATTAACCATTTATTTGGGGGAATACAGTCCTTAACAACATCTGATTTATAGCTGATTCATTTTACAACCAAGTCAAAAGCTTGACAACATGACATGTGAATGTGAGTTTGGAAAACACAATACACCTCTTGCCCCCTCCCCAGCCCCCAACTCCCACCCACACCCCAAGGGCAGGTGGAGTCTCCTGAGCAAGTGCCCATGGGTGAACGCAAGGAGTGGGGGATGGGGAAGAATGAGAGACCAGTCAGCAGTGAGTATTTATAGTTAAtgtctgtgtcagagctcaCTGGGAGCATCGAAAGGCTCTTCGGTAGGCCCCACTCAATTTTTGCCCTTATTTTGACTGGCTGAGAAGGAGGATGCAGAGGCTCCCCAACCCTTTCCAGGCTCGGTCTAGGAACCAGCAGAGTACTGGGACCTTTAGCCAAAGAAAGGCTTCAGTTTCTTGGAATTGGCTATAAACTACAACCTGGACAACTAATGTACTAAAATTGTattgcattgtttttaattaatagccatcactgattaaaaacacattatcctttaaaaaaaaattaacattacCTTCATTTAACTATGCTGATATGAGGTATCAAGATTTTACACATTCTGGCAAGGTGCAATCTTCATTGTCACTAGAAGTGAACCAGCAGGAAATCATTAAGAGATGGAGTGAGAGTAAAAAAATGTGAgtggacagaaacaaaaatgagaaatacctgtcaagaaaaaaaacatccacacatggacaaaaagaggagaaaagtgaTGGGGGAAACAAGCATGCTGCTGCCAAGAAAATGACCTTGAGGACATTATAAATACAGCAGGGACAGGTTGAGTTTAGCAATGTCAGGGCTGTGTCAGTATATTTATACAGTACATAAACCAGACCTATTAGGTCCCAACCTAAAATGAAGCTGTACCCAGGTTTCTATTAATGCATCCTTTCAATAAAATCCTTTAGAGCAACCGGAACACATCTACTATTTTTGTCAAAGTACTACATGCAGCAAAGCTGCTTAGTGGAGCATACTGTGCATAACTGTAACCAGAAAATAGTACTTCATAAAATAACATGAGCTATAACTAATAAATTAAAGAATCTAAAGGATTGCTGTTGCATCATTATTTTTACACTGTAATATCCTCAACAGTTTATTTCCATATACAAACTTAGAGTAAgactaagaaaagaaaagaaaagcaatgtaACATGAAAGCTCAGCAAAGCGGTGTACAGAACAAGTTGTACTAatgagcagaggaaaaaaaagacagcaaggTCAGTTTGCCATGACCCATGTTTAGATCTGGATTGAATCGAGTGTAGACTCAGTCAAAAACATTCAACAAGAATTGGCTCATTATCAAAGGACCTTTGATGTACCTGCTGTCCAGCTCATTTTGTTCAGAAGATGGAAGACCTATCCTTCAAGGAAGATTATTGAGATACCAATGAGTACTAAAATGTTAAATAGAATATATATAGGCTTgcacatcaaatcaaaccaaattttATAtatgccaaatcataacaaaattacaacAAGGCACTTTATACATAGagaaggtctagaccaaactctttatggagttccaagagcaagcacttggcgacagtggcaaagaaaaaacGGGCTCAGGGAATGCAGCCATCTGCATCAACTGGGTGGTTTGAAAGGGGGGGgcagagaaagaagcagaggcagtgagagagagagacacagtgagagtgaGCATGAAGGAAAGGGGGCGAGGGGGGTGGTCGGTAAAGGGATAGACAGAGAataagaaaaggaggagaggaactTCCatgagaaatacaaacaaagcaTACAGTGACTTCAACCTGGTAGCACAAGAAAATTAGGTTCCAATGGGAAGTGAGTattagtgtgtaatgataactaaaggtcaggtttagggttaggcagaaatgattcagcacctgtacgacagggacaggaagagaggacagggggggacaaaacacagactacaggaagaaacaaagttagagacatgtaaGTTTATAATGTAAAtgcatgggggagagagagagagaggtgctcagtgcaacccccagcagtctaggcttATAACAGCACAACTAAaagacatttacatttttaactggaggctttgtcataaaagaaggttttaagcctgatcttgaaagaTGCGACAGAATCCACCCCTTGGactgatactgggagttggttccatagaagaggagccggACAgttgaaagatctgcctccagatttactctttgagactctaggaaccacctgcaaacctccatccagagagcaAAGTGACCTACTGGGACAGTAAGAATGAACTCTCTGAGATAGGATGTAGCTTGGCCATTCAGAGCTTTGTATGTTAAgagaattattttaaaatctattttgaaatttactgggagccaatgaagaaaagctagcacaggagaaatgtgatcacttctcctagttcctgttaatattcgtgcagcagtgaatcaactgaaggcttttcagagaattgttgtgacatcctgatagtaatgaattacaatAGTCTAGCCTAGTTTTACAAATGCACAGACTAGTtcctctgcatcctcttgagacaggatgtttctgatctttgcacTATTGCATCGATGAAAG
The nucleotide sequence above comes from Echeneis naucrates chromosome 9, fEcheNa1.1, whole genome shotgun sequence. Encoded proteins:
- the atosb gene encoding atos homolog protein B gives rise to the protein MRHIHVELAHKKTPLELPAQEGDLPPPTAPTQGLDPGVRPGTPRHFGQEELRLQKVYQLSIFSQLGGFSTSTESNTDIQQRHVRLGVKRGLEEPQLTHKRPHLGDTSDREVLEGGVLCGPAPIQGVGMGVAMGPGGTGSIYSCTQMEHRDSEGGLSPRSPPLSPSHTPSRRLTQHNHDKPIPDVFAPLSPKSPPMCDPHGHPCDQGHSLGSSARTEPPNGGRTPTYSLGSPGSESCTNGSSGGQPSPHLYEMSTYETPNPASPTSPPGPFSPPHHTELQEPGEATEWEVGLESSPPERSATQTASSSNGLASWEKTPSSNGHRLSSGGHWPAKKRLLSPNDTGESCSEDEGPSTSKRSRLSLLTPGLGPASCRSTDAKAAPYWNHLLPSARDWPKTATDCTRSGRRLKSGLRLKSRQLRSGRHTDTGRSTRSSWPSSSISRSLLGNFEESILKGRFSPSGRIEGFTAEIGASGSYCPQHVTLPVQVTYYDISEHSAPSPFLGVISLEPLGKKGYSIPKAGTIQVTLFNPNKTVVKMFLVTYNFGDMPVNHMTFLRHRIFLVPVEEGVEGKGEMSPGGGAVDRKKILCYLIHLRFQSSKSGKIYLHNDIRLLFSRKSIEVDTGIPYELKSFTEVPRNPKYSPRM